Proteins found in one Aphelocoma coerulescens isolate FSJ_1873_10779 chromosome 27, UR_Acoe_1.0, whole genome shotgun sequence genomic segment:
- the PHOSPHO1 gene encoding phosphoethanolamine/phosphocholine phosphatase codes for MRRCCEGVGLPCLFKGVGMAGARPPRFLLVFDFDETIVDENSDDSVVRGRALPEQLRQSPREGSYNEHMQRVLAFLGEQGLRAADFRAVYESIPLSPGMAELFQFLSKHHELFEVILISDANMFGIEAKLRAAGVRSLFRKIFSNPASFDRRGFLTLGPYHSHKCLQCPANMCKRKILTEYLAERAQEEVEFQRVFYVGDGANDFCPSGTLTAADVAFPRKGYPMHRMIQEIQEKQPGAFQAAVVPWESATEVARYLQELLKKKC; via the exons ATGAGGAGGTGCTGCGAGGGCGTGGGGCTGCCATGCCTGTTTAAG GGCGTGGGAATGGCCGGCGCCCGGCCGCCCCGGTTCCTGCTGGTGTTCGACTTCGACGAGACCATTGTGGACGAGAACAGCGACGACTCCGTGGTGCGGGGCCGGGCGCTGCCGGAGCAGCTCCGCCAGAGCCCCCGCGAGGGCTCCTACAACGAGCACATGCAGCGCGTGCTGGCCTTCCTGGGCGAGCAGGGCCTGCGCGCCGCCGACTTCAGGGCCGTCTACGAGAGCATCCCGCTGTCCCCCGGCATGGCCGAGCTCTTCCAGTTCCTCTCCAAGCACCACGAGCTCTTCGAGGTCATCCTCATCTCCGACGCCAACATGTTCGGCATCGAGGCCAAGCTGCGGGCGGCCGGCGTGCGCTCGCTGTTCCGCAAGATCTTCAGCAACCCGGCCAGCTTCGACCGCCGGGGCTTCCTCACGCTGGGGCCCTACCACAGCCACAAGTGCCTTCAGTGCCCGGCCAACATGTGCAAGAGGAAGATCCTCACGGAATACCTGGCGGAGAGGGCGCAGGAGGAGGTGGAGTTCCAGCGCGTCTTCTACGTGGGGGACGGAGCCAACGATTTCTGCCCCTCCGGGACTCTGACGGCGGCGGACGTGGCGTTCCCGAGGAAGGGCTACCCCATGCACAGGATGATCCAGGAGATCCAGGAGAAGCAGCCTGGAGCCTTCCAGGCCGCCGTGGTCCCGTGGGAGTCGGCCACGGAGGTGGCGCGgtacctgcaggagctgctcaagAAGAAGTGCTGA